A section of the Deinococcus sp. KNUC1210 genome encodes:
- a CDS encoding MFS transporter yields MYTDYPPAFWVLWIGTLINRLGDFVVPLLGFYLLNQRGLSVGQVSVILGALGVGRFFAEGLGGGIIDRYGPASAMRLSLAGGAVLLALVPQAQGFWFLLLGILGYSLLTALYKPASSTAVAELTTGDQRTRAYNLLYWAINVGASVAPVLGGWLAGRSFRLVFYLDAATMFIYTLLLTRWFPRAIRTSTPHVARRSLLPRDPLLGAFCVASLLYGLTYQSYKMLALVFAQQGYSAAQYGQTLAVNGLLVVILGLPLGHLTSRTNSSRWQVAGAALLGAGFLIHSFAHTLWVHLLAVVVWSLGEIVAYSISKTMISELGPATNRATYIGLVGSMSGLAALGAPLLGGWFLTQFGAAVMWWVVAALSFAAALVFLRLEQPLAERRAHLRV; encoded by the coding sequence GTGTACACCGACTATCCACCTGCCTTCTGGGTGTTGTGGATCGGCACGTTGATCAACCGCCTCGGTGACTTCGTAGTCCCCCTGCTGGGCTTCTATCTCTTAAATCAACGAGGTCTGAGCGTGGGCCAGGTGAGTGTCATCCTGGGTGCGCTGGGCGTGGGCCGCTTCTTCGCCGAGGGACTGGGCGGTGGCATCATTGACCGATATGGCCCAGCGAGCGCGATGCGGCTGTCGCTGGCAGGTGGCGCGGTGCTGCTGGCCCTTGTGCCGCAAGCCCAAGGGTTCTGGTTCCTGCTGCTGGGAATCTTGGGCTACTCGCTGCTGACGGCGCTGTACAAACCGGCGTCCAGTACAGCGGTCGCTGAGCTGACGACAGGCGATCAACGGACGCGCGCCTACAACCTGCTGTACTGGGCGATTAATGTTGGAGCATCCGTGGCACCGGTGCTCGGTGGGTGGCTGGCGGGGAGGTCGTTCCGATTGGTGTTCTACCTGGATGCCGCCACCATGTTCATCTATACGCTCCTGCTCACCCGCTGGTTTCCTCGGGCCATCCGAACTTCCACCCCGCACGTCGCTCGGCGCTCACTCCTTCCGCGTGACCCCCTGCTGGGGGCATTCTGTGTGGCATCGCTGCTCTACGGCTTGACGTATCAGAGTTACAAGATGCTCGCGCTGGTGTTCGCTCAGCAGGGCTATAGCGCCGCGCAGTATGGTCAGACCTTAGCGGTCAACGGGTTGCTGGTGGTCATTCTGGGCTTACCGCTCGGCCATCTCACCTCCAGAACGAATAGTTCGCGCTGGCAGGTCGCTGGGGCCGCCTTGCTGGGTGCTGGATTTCTGATTCACTCGTTCGCTCACACCCTCTGGGTGCATCTGCTCGCCGTGGTGGTGTGGTCGTTGGGGGAAATCGTCGCCTATAGCATTAGCAAAACCATGATCAGTGAACTGGGCCCAGCAACGAACCGCGCGACCTACATCGGCCTGGTGGGCAGCATGAGTGGTCTCGCCGCGCTCGGCGCGCCTCTCCTGGGCGGCTGGTTCTTGACCCAGTTCGGGGCAGCCGTCATGTGGTGGGTCGTGGCCGCCTTATCGTTCGCGGCGGCGCTGGTGTTCCTCAGGCTTGAACAACCCCTGGCCGAACGCCGAGCGCACCTCAGGGTCTGA
- a CDS encoding transposase: protein MFADECGSTLKTTVVKTWASTGETPTIQSKLNWQSVSIIAGLSSAGHLLQRTYEHSIKAPQVVEFLEHVLAHIPGDVIVVLDRAKVHRAKLVKASVDTQPRLTLEYLPGDAPECNLVAWFWASIKCHVLGNVCFRNIRELNMRWR, encoded by the coding sequence ATCTTCGCCGACGAATGTGGCTCCACTCTAAAAACCACCGTCGTCAAGACCTGGGCGTCAACAGGCGAGACTCCAACCATTCAAAGCAAGCTGAACTGGCAGAGCGTGTCGATCATCGCGGGCCTGTCGTCCGCTGGACATCTACTCCAGCGGACGTACGAACATTCCATCAAGGCACCGCAGGTGGTGGAATTCCTTGAGCATGTCCTGGCGCACATCCCTGGCGATGTGATCGTGGTGCTGGATCGCGCCAAGGTCCACCGTGCCAAGCTCGTCAAGGCTTCCGTTGACACGCAGCCGCGACTGACCCTGGAATACCTCCCAGGGGATGCGCCCGAATGCAATCTGGTGGCGTGGTTCTGGGCGTCCATCAAGTGCCACGTGCTGGGCAACGTCTGCTTCCGAAACATTCGCGAATTGAACATGCGCTGGCGGTGA
- a CDS encoding DUF72 domain-containing protein, which yields MSVGCAGWSVASGERDRFGEGSSVLQRYTTRFDVAEINSSFYRSHRHSTYRRWADSVPTHFQFSVKLPKTITHVARLHGCQDLLSTFIEEVSGLQHTLGCLLVQLPPSLHFDVDTAHSFFQTLRTLTAVPTVCEPRHPSWFTPDADTLLRAFKTGRVAADPAMVPAAAVPGGDQGTVYFRWHGSPQLYTSSYSEVELQTLASALMHKQHAERHRWAIFDNTAAGAAVDNALTLKRLLAQDTCR from the coding sequence ATGTCCGTTGGCTGTGCAGGGTGGAGCGTTGCCAGTGGTGAGCGTGACCGTTTTGGCGAAGGCTCCAGCGTGTTACAGCGGTATACGACCCGTTTTGACGTCGCGGAGATCAACTCCTCATTTTACCGTTCACATCGCCACAGCACCTACCGGCGCTGGGCCGACAGTGTTCCCACACACTTCCAATTCAGTGTCAAGCTGCCGAAGACCATTACACATGTTGCCCGATTACACGGCTGCCAGGACCTGCTGTCCACCTTCATCGAAGAGGTGAGCGGGCTGCAACACACGCTCGGCTGCCTGCTGGTGCAACTCCCGCCCAGCTTGCACTTCGATGTCGATACCGCACACAGCTTCTTTCAGACGCTGCGGACATTGACAGCCGTCCCAACGGTGTGCGAGCCGCGTCACCCGTCCTGGTTTACGCCTGACGCAGACACGTTGCTGCGGGCATTCAAGACCGGGAGGGTAGCAGCGGATCCCGCGATGGTCCCAGCAGCGGCTGTACCGGGGGGCGATCAGGGGACGGTGTATTTCCGCTGGCACGGCTCGCCGCAGCTGTACACTTCCAGCTATTCAGAGGTCGAACTCCAGACGCTGGCGTCGGCATTGATGCACAAGCAGCACGCCGAGCGCCACCGTTGGGCCATTTTCGACAACACCGCCGCCGGGGCTGCTGTCGACAACGCTCTGACCCTGAAACGACTGCTCGCACAGGACACGTGTAGATAG
- a CDS encoding IS982 family transposase has protein sequence MCRLNLSVQPIHTAFERLTAWLEPQMPAELVHAHEKISDAQLVAAALLQRIHKFVYFRCWWQFLKLNHFAWFPSEVQARIRLVRLTPVIKGLSVEVQILDFVIIDSEPLPISTFKWAPRCKFPGAAHGFGTAGPVYGFKLHAWTTLTGKIAQYEIHPANLHDFTVGCIMNRDWPAYGGPKQIGDKEYQSGTYLTPPKNNAKRLDPRWKEEYAAARKIIEFTFSVLFGSGLRWGQVKTMLSLRLKVGLLVMAHHLKFRDLAT, from the coding sequence ATGTGCCGTCTCAATCTCAGCGTACAGCCGATCCACACCGCCTTCGAGCGTCTCACTGCCTGGCTGGAACCCCAGATGCCGGCGGAACTCGTGCATGCACACGAAAAGATTTCCGATGCGCAGCTGGTGGCGGCCGCGCTTCTCCAGCGCATCCACAAATTCGTGTATTTCCGCTGCTGGTGGCAGTTCTTAAAGCTGAACCACTTTGCTTGGTTTCCTTCGGAAGTCCAAGCCCGAATTCGGCTGGTCCGCCTGACCCCCGTGATTAAGGGACTGAGTGTCGAAGTCCAGATTCTGGACTTCGTGATCATCGACTCTGAGCCTCTCCCAATCAGTACCTTCAAATGGGCTCCACGCTGTAAGTTCCCTGGTGCGGCGCATGGGTTTGGAACGGCTGGGCCTGTCTACGGCTTCAAACTGCACGCATGGACGACCCTGACCGGCAAGATCGCTCAATATGAGATCCATCCAGCCAACCTGCATGACTTTACGGTTGGCTGCATCATGAACAGAGATTGGCCTGCATATGGCGGGCCAAAGCAAATCGGAGACAAGGAGTATCAGTCTGGCACCTATTTGACGCCTCCAAAGAACAACGCCAAACGGCTCGACCCACGCTGGAAGGAGGAGTATGCCGCGGCACGTAAAATCATCGAGTTCACGTTTTCAGTGCTGTTTGGGTCGGGATTACGGTGGGGGCAGGTCAAGACCATGCTGAGCCTTCGGCTCAAAGTGGGACTTCTGGTCATGGCTCATCACCTTAAATTCCGAGACCTTGCCACTTGA
- a CDS encoding IS6 family transposase, whose amino-acid sequence MTDAKPYRHRFPMTIIQHAVWFYHRFPISYRDVQEVLHQRGIEVSHETLREWCIKFGPLFAEDLRHREPRRGSRWHLNEMCTSVDGVRHWLWRAVDEDGFVLDILLQRHRDIEAAKTFLTRLLSEDDVPEVIRTDQLRSYGAAIREIPSLVNVDHHQVISTAKCNNVIEQEHRSTRRQERSQQGVRRRKRAQEFLSLHARITNLHHHSRTSVTAATRRNNQSTAFQTWSAVAAGVV is encoded by the coding sequence GTGACCGACGCCAAGCCCTACCGCCACCGTTTTCCGATGACCATCATTCAGCACGCCGTCTGGTTCTACCACCGTTTTCCCATAAGTTACCGAGACGTGCAGGAAGTGTTGCACCAGCGCGGCATTGAGGTTAGTCATGAGACCCTCCGCGAGTGGTGTATCAAGTTCGGACCCCTCTTCGCTGAAGACCTGCGCCACCGGGAACCCCGTCGGGGTTCCCGGTGGCATCTCAACGAGATGTGTACGAGCGTGGACGGCGTTCGACACTGGCTTTGGCGGGCCGTGGACGAGGACGGGTTCGTGCTCGATATCCTCCTTCAGCGGCACCGCGACATCGAAGCCGCGAAGACCTTCCTGACGCGGCTGCTGAGTGAAGATGATGTCCCAGAGGTCATCCGTACTGACCAACTCCGCAGCTACGGAGCCGCGATTCGAGAGATCCCAAGCTTAGTCAACGTCGACCACCATCAGGTGATCTCCACAGCCAAGTGCAACAACGTTATCGAACAAGAACACCGATCCACACGCCGACAGGAGCGATCTCAGCAAGGAGTCAGACGGCGGAAACGCGCTCAAGAATTTCTGAGTTTGCATGCCAGGATCACCAATCTTCACCATCATTCCCGCACCAGCGTCACTGCAGCCACCCGAAGAAACAACCAGAGCACAGCGTTCCAGACGTGGTCAGCCGTCGCGGCAGGGGTGGTCTGA
- a CDS encoding WD40 repeat domain-containing protein — protein sequence MKRTEILRRPFVRSTLMMTALGSGALGSDAVPGRVGAAVWSQRYDGNVNGGFLRSDDGRVVVSAGDDGALWIWRDDLPGQQLRRPDPASVTAQISSLAISDDDQALLVRRWSPNNTLGPLEVLELASGQTTDHLPAKMPGQTETDYDEVLGFTNGRVYYKNNAFVSVYDTHLKKTVFLQQMQGRYLSNTDGCVKSDGTLVYDDDRFIHIVDPVTWKESASINLSLLMPGDDATYAYSCELQKNTLYVKLHLYLTNAKGYLDAYNRTFIYNYHDQAIVPGLSNNLYNREEERSYIHLFQGYGLASYPQQDASCPAHAQNEVGVFPEGVINAASRLVRLRDGALLSKLCRSVETDYLNHSMLPVRLWVRQGTLEYSNDDEDTLYDFQSGLVVRRYGDTPAQIVSSPCGTFDVLSFRSGMLLLKNAATGQDVMTLFNNSRSALRTDGTLSGLGWNATAGVLSMVSSQGLALWPVPQTLGDADCATSTAPVLSRVSLPDVTLLTPPSDHPGPNFAALPKAASVSPDGSHAAMGFMNGDVQLWDVRHKKLEARWHDEHASVLTLAWSPSGHVLAYANEKGRVWMHDLRTQAVTGSGTLAPTRDPQQDATHQPLWIRDLQWNPDGSRLAIAGGWGEVYVWQPHTPPARVLATRSAEQGFTALQWSDDGKTLVAGQRDGGMKVVDVHSGTVLQAWSAAHDAILSLTIHGDTVTTISRDKVLAQWRVRSLIRN from the coding sequence ATGAAGCGGACGGAGATTTTGAGGCGCCCCTTTGTCCGCAGCACACTGATGATGACGGCGCTGGGGAGCGGCGCCCTGGGTTCGGACGCGGTGCCGGGCCGCGTGGGGGCGGCGGTGTGGTCGCAGCGTTACGACGGCAACGTCAACGGGGGATTTCTTCGTAGTGACGACGGCCGCGTGGTGGTGTCGGCGGGGGACGACGGCGCGCTGTGGATCTGGCGGGACGACCTGCCAGGGCAGCAGCTCCGGCGCCCTGATCCTGCCAGCGTTACAGCTCAGATCAGCTCGCTGGCGATCAGTGACGACGACCAGGCGCTGCTGGTAAGGCGCTGGTCGCCGAACAACACGCTCGGGCCGCTGGAGGTGCTGGAACTGGCGTCTGGCCAGACGACCGATCACCTGCCGGCGAAGATGCCTGGGCAGACAGAAACGGACTACGACGAGGTGCTCGGCTTTACCAACGGACGGGTGTATTACAAAAACAACGCCTTTGTCAGCGTGTACGACACGCATCTGAAAAAGACAGTCTTCCTGCAGCAGATGCAGGGTCGGTACTTGAGCAACACCGACGGCTGCGTCAAAAGCGACGGCACGCTCGTCTACGACGATGATCGGTTCATTCATATCGTCGATCCCGTCACCTGGAAGGAATCGGCAAGCATCAACCTGTCGCTCCTCATGCCCGGCGATGATGCCACGTATGCGTACAGCTGTGAACTTCAGAAGAACACGCTGTACGTGAAGCTGCACTTGTATCTCACCAACGCCAAAGGGTATCTGGACGCCTACAACCGTACGTTCATCTACAACTATCATGATCAGGCGATCGTGCCGGGGCTGTCGAATAATCTGTACAACCGCGAGGAGGAACGCAGCTACATCCATCTGTTTCAGGGCTATGGACTGGCGTCGTACCCACAGCAGGATGCCAGTTGCCCTGCGCATGCGCAAAACGAGGTGGGGGTATTTCCAGAGGGCGTCATCAACGCGGCGTCGAGATTGGTGCGCCTGCGCGACGGTGCACTGCTGTCGAAACTGTGCCGGAGTGTCGAGACGGACTACCTGAATCACTCGATGCTCCCGGTCCGGCTGTGGGTGCGTCAGGGCACGCTGGAGTACTCTAACGACGACGAGGACACTTTGTATGACTTTCAGTCGGGCCTGGTCGTTCGGCGCTACGGCGACACTCCTGCCCAGATCGTCAGCAGTCCCTGTGGGACGTTCGACGTTCTGTCGTTTCGCAGTGGCATGTTGCTGCTGAAAAATGCGGCCACCGGTCAGGACGTCATGACCCTCTTCAACAACAGTCGATCGGCACTGAGGACGGACGGCACGCTGTCCGGGCTCGGCTGGAACGCCACCGCGGGCGTGCTGAGCATGGTGTCGTCTCAAGGGCTGGCGCTCTGGCCGGTGCCGCAGACGTTGGGGGACGCGGACTGTGCAACCAGCACCGCGCCCGTTCTGAGCCGCGTATCGCTGCCGGACGTCACGCTGCTCACGCCGCCCTCGGACCATCCAGGGCCGAACTTCGCGGCGCTTCCGAAAGCAGCGAGCGTCAGTCCCGACGGCAGCCACGCAGCGATGGGGTTCATGAACGGCGACGTTCAGCTGTGGGATGTCCGTCACAAGAAATTGGAGGCACGCTGGCACGACGAACACGCGTCGGTGCTTACGCTGGCGTGGTCACCATCCGGTCATGTGCTCGCGTACGCGAATGAAAAAGGCCGCGTGTGGATGCATGATCTTCGCACGCAGGCGGTGACGGGAAGCGGCACGTTGGCACCAACCCGTGACCCACAGCAGGACGCCACACATCAGCCGCTGTGGATTCGGGACCTGCAGTGGAATCCGGACGGTTCGCGGCTCGCCATCGCCGGCGGCTGGGGCGAAGTGTACGTGTGGCAACCCCACACGCCCCCGGCCCGCGTACTGGCCACGCGTTCGGCCGAGCAGGGCTTCACCGCGCTTCAGTGGTCGGACGACGGCAAGACGCTCGTTGCCGGCCAGCGAGACGGCGGCATGAAGGTCGTGGACGTGCACAGCGGGACGGTGCTACAGGCGTGGTCTGCTGCGCACGACGCCATTCTGTCGTTGACGATTCACGGCGACACGGTTACCACCATCAGCCGGGACAAAGTCCTGGCGCAGTGGCGGGTGCGTTCACTGATACGGAATTGA
- a CDS encoding GNAT family N-acetyltransferase: MLFQQTTKQRRGMMVGMPAVDLRPLTDHDLPALTELLTALHPEQPQAATSLKNRQAFLRSLGEHHAWSLRWNGNSLVGAVETAGDHNHIGSGLFFLNVRVHPAWRDDDDELAGQLFQRGVETLRPLHPTGLRTRVHEHWPELAFYQKHGFEELERSWHSTLDLSTFDPGAFVARTQRARATVQLATLGELGWTGWDDREEPEGGVLHRYYTLVVQLLASVPFAESVTPWPFSHWQRVMRQRGMEPDGAWVAVAPDGRWAGLTELHPPDTATPGRAHQGLTGIVPAWRGQGLAWGLKVAATEWAKAQGWQTIATVNHTVNREMLGINAAMGFVRDPAELALGRTWSAQF; this comes from the coding sequence TTGCTCTTTCAGCAGACCACCAAACAACGGCGTGGCATGATGGTCGGCATGCCCGCTGTGGACCTGCGCCCGCTGACCGACCACGACCTGCCCGCCCTCACCGAGCTCCTGACCGCTCTTCACCCTGAGCAACCACAGGCAGCCACATCGTTGAAGAACCGGCAAGCGTTTCTGAGGTCACTCGGCGAGCATCACGCTTGGTCCCTGCGTTGGAACGGGAACTCGCTGGTCGGTGCGGTCGAAACCGCCGGTGATCATAACCACATCGGTAGTGGGCTGTTCTTTCTGAATGTCCGGGTCCACCCCGCGTGGCGGGATGATGATGACGAACTGGCTGGGCAGTTATTTCAACGCGGGGTGGAGACTTTGCGGCCCTTGCACCCTACGGGTCTGCGGACGCGTGTGCACGAACACTGGCCGGAGCTTGCGTTCTACCAGAAACACGGTTTCGAGGAACTCGAACGGTCCTGGCACAGCACTTTGGATTTAAGCACCTTTGACCCGGGCGCCTTTGTCGCACGAACGCAGCGGGCACGGGCCACCGTTCAGCTGGCTACCCTCGGTGAGCTCGGCTGGACGGGCTGGGATGATCGCGAGGAACCAGAGGGCGGCGTGCTGCACCGGTATTACACGCTGGTGGTCCAGCTCCTGGCCTCCGTCCCATTTGCGGAGTCGGTCACGCCCTGGCCCTTCAGCCACTGGCAACGGGTGATGCGCCAACGGGGCATGGAGCCTGACGGCGCGTGGGTCGCGGTGGCTCCAGATGGCCGCTGGGCTGGCCTGACGGAGCTGCATCCACCCGACACCGCCACCCCGGGGCGTGCGCACCAAGGCTTGACCGGCATCGTCCCCGCATGGCGTGGCCAAGGATTGGCCTGGGGTCTCAAAGTCGCAGCCACGGAATGGGCTAAGGCGCAAGGCTGGCAGACAATCGCCACAGTCAATCACACAGTGAACCGCGAAATGCTCGGGATCAACGCCGCGATGGGCTTTGTCCGGGACCCCGCGGAACTGGCGCTCGGCCGAACATGGTCAGCTCAGTTCTGA
- a CDS encoding Ig-like domain-containing protein, with amino-acid sequence MTYRLASALLFLTLSLAACSNGASTPEDAAPATDMAAQAVVVPPTESSAQRVDVSPPTVSSFWPANGAIGQPQLQFDVKVTFSEAMNRQSVQDAFQLTFPNVNKDLEVFTWNNLSTVVSMHYLGGTAYGGTVVWKIGSGATDAAGNHLVQTGTVGGNFRVMRQNTVKLYSDPEKDVGARRNHHDWTYSSADQFGAATAEVGWRVNKFMPTYERAFVQFSLSKLPDLSTMTKLNGASLHYNQTSSPDLIPISGAGWPLLYNITTPAWFEEASLWDAPTVPTTGHIDLPYSSPHPWDPSWNGNNAVDITAAFAYDLQHSAALMGLSQWEFMVTSN; translated from the coding sequence ATGACTTACCGTCTCGCCAGTGCGTTGTTGTTCTTGACTCTCAGCCTCGCCGCCTGCAGCAATGGTGCGTCCACGCCAGAAGACGCGGCACCAGCCACAGACATGGCGGCGCAAGCGGTGGTTGTACCGCCTACGGAATCGAGTGCCCAGAGGGTCGATGTCAGCCCACCGACTGTGAGCAGCTTCTGGCCGGCGAACGGCGCGATCGGACAGCCCCAGCTTCAGTTCGACGTCAAAGTCACGTTCAGTGAAGCGATGAATCGGCAGTCCGTTCAGGATGCCTTTCAGTTGACGTTCCCGAACGTGAATAAGGATCTGGAAGTGTTCACGTGGAACAACCTCAGCACCGTCGTGTCGATGCACTATCTCGGCGGGACGGCCTACGGCGGAACGGTCGTCTGGAAGATCGGGTCTGGAGCGACGGACGCCGCTGGGAATCATCTCGTCCAGACAGGGACGGTCGGCGGGAACTTCCGAGTGATGCGGCAGAACACCGTGAAGCTGTACAGCGATCCAGAGAAGGATGTTGGGGCAAGGAGAAATCACCATGATTGGACATACAGTTCAGCGGATCAGTTTGGAGCGGCCACAGCTGAGGTGGGCTGGCGGGTGAATAAATTCATGCCGACGTATGAGCGGGCGTTTGTGCAGTTCTCGCTGAGCAAATTGCCCGATCTGAGCACCATGACGAAACTCAACGGCGCCAGCTTGCATTACAACCAAACAAGCAGTCCGGACTTGATTCCGATCTCTGGTGCTGGCTGGCCGCTTCTTTACAACATCACTACTCCTGCCTGGTTTGAGGAAGCCAGTCTATGGGACGCGCCGACAGTCCCTACGACCGGTCACATCGACTTGCCTTATTCTTCGCCTCACCCGTGGGACCCGTCTTGGAACGGCAATAATGCGGTCGATATCACAGCAGCGTTTGCTTATGATCTCCAGCATTCGGCGGCGCTGATGGGCCTGTCGCAATGGGAGTTTATGGTCACGAGCAACTGA